Proteins encoded together in one Falco peregrinus isolate bFalPer1 chromosome 2, bFalPer1.pri, whole genome shotgun sequence window:
- the LOC101911431 gene encoding neurophysin 1, translating to MPCKAFAICLLGLLALSSACYIQNCPIGGKRAVLDMDIRKCMPCGPRNKGHCFGPTICCGEELGCYIGTSETLRCQEENFLPTPCESGHKPCGSSGGSCAAPGICCSSGESSTRAVSHLGPWSAGSSHM from the exons ATGCCCTGCAAGGCATTCGCCATCTGCCTCCTGGGGCTCCTGGCTCTCTCCTCCGCTTGCTACATCCAGAACTGCCCTATCGGGGGCAAACGCGCAGTCCTGGACATGGACATCAGGAAG TGCATGCCCTGTGGTCCCAGGAACAAAGGCCACTGCTTCGGGCCCACCATCTGCTGCGGAGAAGAGCTGGGCTGTTACATCGGCACGTCCGAAACCCTGCGGTGCCAGGAGGAAAACTTCTTGCCGACGCCCTGCGAGTCTGGACACAAACCCTGCGGCAGCAGCGGAGGGAGCTGCGCGGCCCCCggcatctgctgcagcagcggtgagagcagcaccagggctgtgTCCCACCTGGGACCCTGGTCAGCGGGGTCCTCACACATGTGA
- the MRPS26 gene encoding 28S ribosomal protein S26, mitochondrial: MSVGGGPCPVGAVGSVGAVSAPRTTFPVRPCSRAPFPTVPRGRGGALADVTSGPEPAPAAMLRALRRCRPALGLGPPLGPVPGAVWGPRLVPARGRKTRHDPPAKSKASRLKVPPPVDPEELLVVKERYRQHRLVLGALRAEFRAEVLQKKREALLAQEDSAELREEHQRLMAWNQEENARQRARREERIRKEEEEQKRKKLRVAENKARVMEAFLKEKEQEILQLQEEAKTFITPENLEARIEECLDNPRNYNFAIDKDGRIVKRTVLS; encoded by the exons ATGTCCGTGGGTGGGGGTCCGTGCCCCGTGGGTGCCGTGGGCTCCGTGGGCGCCGTGTCCGCCCCCCGCACTACATTTCCCGTCAGGCCCTGCTCCCGCGCGCCCTTTCCCACAGTGccccgcgggcggggcggggcgctcGCTGACGTCACGTCCGGCCCGGAGCCCGCGCCCGCCGCCATGCTGCGGGCGCTGAGGCGCTGCCGCCCGGCGCTGGGCTTGGGGCCCCCGCTGGGCCCCGTTCCCGGGGCTGTCTGGGGGCCGCGGCTGGTCCCGGCACGGGGCCGCAAGACGCGGCACGATCCTCCCGCCAAGTCCAAGGCGTCGCGGCTGAAGGTGCCGCCGCCTGTCGACCCCGAGGAGCTGCTGGTGGTCAAGGAGCGGTACCGGCAGCACCGGCTGGTCCTCGGCGCCCTCCG GGCTGAGTTTAGGGCTGAGGTGCTACAGAAGAAGCGGGAGGCACTGCTGGCCCAGGAGGACTCGGCGGAGCTGAGGGAGGAGCACCAGCGCCTGATGGCTTGGAATCAGGAGGAGAATGCCCGGCAGCGGGCACGCAG agaggaaagaattaggaaagaagaggaagaacagaagaggaagaagttgCGGGTTGCAGAGAACAAGGCCAGGGTGATGGAGGCTTTCctgaaggagaaggagcaggagatTCTGCAACTGCAG GAGGAAGCCAAAACGTTCATCACCCCTGAGAACCTGGAGGCACGGATTGAGGAGTGCCTGGACAACCCTCGCAACTACAACTTCGCCATCGACAAGGACGGGCGGATCGTCAAACGGACAGTGTTGTCTTAG